A stretch of DNA from Plectropomus leopardus isolate mb unplaced genomic scaffold, YSFRI_Pleo_2.0 unplaced_scaffold11656, whole genome shotgun sequence:
ACGAGTTGTGTCCTGGTGATGTGGATCGGAGTTTATTGCTCATGTGGAAGCAGCAGTGGGTGGTtgaatgacaacaaaaaaacaaacaaagctctTATCTAACTGATGCCTGTACGTACCTGCTCCCTCCCGTATAAGTGAGCTGAGTTTAGTGCTGAAGAGAACATCCACATGGTTGAGGATGAACTCGACCACCACCGACTGGATTCGCACTTCCATGAAGGCTGCTGTGCCGCTGAAGCACGCAGATTCAATCTGTTTCGACCTGACAGCAGTGAAAAGGAAAGCATTGTGTTTCATTTAATAAAGTGCTCCACTTAAACAAGCACAACTTTTGAAGGAAGTGAATCAACCATACttaattaaacatgaaaaaagtggTTAGAtttgaagtgatgacatttgtgtgaaatgattTGAAGATGCATTTCCAGCCTGTGATGTAGTGTTGATCAGCACTctcccacaaacagctgcttaCATCCTTCATTCAGGCACAATGACTCAT
This window harbors:
- the LOC121963544 gene encoding rho GTPase-activating protein 32-like; amino-acid sequence: MKHNAFLFTAVRSKQIESACFSGTAAFMEVRIQSVVVEFILNHVDVLFSTKLSSLIREGAGHNSLSRPKSLLVSSPSTKLLSLEEAQARTQAQINSPVTEDSKYIEVGEGPAALQGKFHTVIEFPTE